One segment of Nostoc flagelliforme CCNUN1 DNA contains the following:
- a CDS encoding PAS domain S-box protein, with protein sequence MAHKVRASEPKNIFAGGREQLLQYTVALLSVTLALGATLLLKTFLTPTPAALFFAAVMVSAWYGGLGPGLLTTVLSTLAVNYFFFEPVYSLNIININFLVPLLVFMLTAGLISLLNESRRTSEASLKSLRESEARFGRLTESNIIGVIVANLNGLIIEANDAFLQMLNYTRKDLRSGRIRWGEITPPEYIEVSEQAIEELRITGSCKPFEQEYIRKDGSQVPVLIGFVNQGDRIIIGFVLDLSERQAALREQQAALRERKQAEVSQSILQMLLEHVPEGITITDGPPDFPIIANSKLAQELLGRPDESLVGMTSGNYVQSIGLFLTDGVTRPTLEQLPLYRATRYGETIRDEECIIERPDGTRITAIANVVPIRDSQSQIIGAIDCWRDITNRKQMEETLRQRETELRLITDTLPVLISFVDSEQRYRLNNRAYQEWFGHSTAEVYGKYLWEVLGESAYQVLRPYVEQALAGEQVSFEGEVPYKRTLA encoded by the coding sequence ATGGCTCATAAAGTGAGGGCATCGGAACCTAAAAACATTTTTGCTGGCGGTAGAGAGCAACTGCTGCAATATACTGTTGCTTTGCTATCTGTTACCTTAGCGCTGGGGGCAACTCTGCTGCTCAAAACATTTCTCACGCCAACGCCTGCGGCGCTTTTTTTTGCTGCGGTGATGGTGAGTGCCTGGTATGGAGGCTTGGGGCCAGGGTTACTTACCACTGTCTTGTCTACTTTGGCAGTCAACTACTTCTTTTTCGAGCCAGTTTATTCGCTAAACATTATAAATATCAACTTTTTAGTCCCGTTGCTTGTGTTCATGCTGACAGCAGGGTTAATCAGCTTGCTCAACGAATCACGCCGCACATCTGAAGCAAGTTTGAAGTCTCTACGCGAAAGCGAGGCAAGGTTTGGTCGCTTAACAGAGTCCAATATTATTGGGGTAATTGTGGCTAATCTGAACGGCTTAATCATTGAAGCCAATGATGCCTTTCTACAAATGCTCAATTATACACGCAAAGATTTGCGCTCTGGTAGAATTCGCTGGGGCGAGATTACTCCACCCGAATACATTGAGGTGAGTGAGCAAGCAATTGAAGAACTTAGAATTACTGGGAGTTGTAAGCCCTTTGAGCAAGAATACATCCGTAAAGATGGCTCTCAAGTTCCCGTCTTAATTGGCTTTGTCAACCAGGGAGATAGGATAATTATTGGTTTTGTTCTTGACTTGAGCGAACGGCAAGCTGCGCTACGCGAACAGCAAGCTGCGCTACGCGAACGCAAACAAGCAGAAGTTTCCCAAAGCATCCTGCAAATGCTCTTAGAACACGTCCCAGAGGGAATTACAATCACCGATGGTCCCCCTGATTTCCCAATCATCGCCAACAGCAAACTCGCGCAAGAGCTTTTGGGTAGACCTGATGAATCCCTCGTTGGTATGACTTCTGGCAATTACGTTCAGTCCATTGGTCTATTTTTGACTGATGGTGTAACGCGCCCTACCCTAGAGCAATTGCCTTTATATCGTGCTACGCGCTACGGTGAAACAATCCGCGATGAGGAATGCATCATTGAACGTCCTGATGGAACCCGGATTACAGCGATCGCTAATGTAGTACCGATTCGGGATTCCCAAAGTCAGATTATTGGTGCAATCGATTGCTGGCGTGACATCACCAACCGCAAGCAGATGGAGGAGACACTGCGGCAACGAGAAACGGAACTGCGCTTAATTACAGATACGCTGCCAGTTTTGATTTCCTTTGTAGATTCAGAACAACGTTACCGCTTGAATAACCGAGCATATCAAGAATGGTTTGGGCATTCGACAGCAGAAGTTTATGGAAAGTATCTTTGGGAAGTTTTAGGTGAATCCGCATATCAAGTGCTTCGTCCTTATGTGGAACAAGCACTCGCAGGAGAGCAGGTCAGTTTTGAAGGTGAAGTTCCTTATAAAAGAACTCTTGCATAA
- a CDS encoding IS5 family transposase — MKIEKAKHLTARKFKRMAGVSRQTFELMVDLVKADAQKKKKSGRRPKLIIEDQVLMVLQYWREYRTYYHIGLDFGLSESAVCRLVFKIENILIKSRKFRLPGKKELWKMSSQEDLVVMDVTESPIEKPQKGQKRYFSGKQGEHTLKTQVVIRQKSSQIICLGHGQGRIHDFKLFKSSGIKFGELLKVIADKGYQGIAKIHQLSETPIKKPKGKRLTKEQKKYNRELNRLRIVVEHVNRRLKIFKILSDRYRNPHRRFGLRSNLIAGIYNHELAL, encoded by the coding sequence GTGAAAATAGAGAAAGCTAAACACCTGACTGCGAGAAAATTTAAGCGCATGGCTGGAGTAAGTCGTCAAACTTTTGAGTTAATGGTTGATTTAGTTAAAGCTGATGCTCAAAAGAAAAAGAAATCAGGTCGTCGTCCTAAATTAATTATTGAAGACCAAGTTTTAATGGTTCTTCAATACTGGAGAGAGTACCGTACTTATTATCATATTGGGTTGGATTTCGGGCTTTCTGAATCTGCGGTTTGTCGATTAGTTTTTAAAATTGAAAATATTTTGATTAAGTCAAGAAAGTTTCGTTTACCAGGGAAAAAAGAATTATGGAAAATGTCATCCCAAGAAGATTTAGTTGTGATGGATGTCACAGAGAGTCCAATTGAAAAGCCTCAGAAAGGCCAAAAAAGATATTTTAGTGGCAAACAAGGAGAACATACTTTAAAAACGCAGGTAGTAATTCGCCAAAAAAGCAGTCAAATCATCTGTTTAGGGCATGGTCAGGGAAGAATTCATGATTTTAAGCTATTTAAAAGCAGTGGGATAAAATTTGGAGAATTACTGAAAGTAATAGCGGATAAAGGCTATCAAGGAATTGCTAAAATTCATCAATTAAGTGAAACACCAATTAAGAAACCAAAAGGAAAAAGGTTGACGAAAGAACAGAAAAAATACAATCGGGAACTCAATCGATTAAGAATTGTTGTTGAACACGTAAATCGTCGTCTAAAGATATTTAAAATTTTGTCTGATAGATATCGGAATCCTCATCGACGTTTTGGATTAAGGTCGAATTTAATTGCGGGAATTTATAACCACGAATTAGCTTTATAA
- a CDS encoding response regulator has protein sequence MKELRRILLIEDSANDAELILAALSENHLANEVVVVRDGEEALDYIYRRGLFRLRMEGHPVVVLLDLKLPKIDGLEVLAELKSDPIMRVIPVVVLTSSREEPDLVRCYELGVNAYVVKPLDYHEFADAIKGVGLFWAVINQPPVGALPPAPHRQQEKN, from the coding sequence ATGAAAGAACTTAGGCGAATTCTGCTGATTGAAGATAGTGCCAACGATGCAGAATTAATCTTGGCCGCCTTATCGGAAAATCATCTCGCTAACGAAGTGGTAGTAGTGCGTGATGGAGAGGAAGCACTAGATTATATCTATCGCCGGGGGTTGTTCCGGTTGCGGATGGAAGGGCATCCTGTTGTAGTGCTGCTCGATTTAAAACTACCTAAAATTGATGGATTAGAAGTGCTGGCAGAACTAAAATCTGATCCAATAATGCGAGTGATTCCAGTAGTAGTGCTAACTTCTTCTCGTGAGGAACCAGACTTAGTTCGATGCTACGAGTTAGGCGTTAATGCATACGTCGTCAAGCCTCTCGATTACCATGAGTTTGCCGATGCTATCAAGGGTGTGGGACTGTTTTGGGCAGTCATTAATCAGCCCCCTGTTGGCGCTCTGCCTCCAGCACCTCATCGTCAACAGGAGAAGAACTAA
- a CDS encoding hybrid sensor histidine kinase/response regulator — translation MNQLRFLLLEDSLLDAELAEATLTEGGINCELIRVETGANFLAALEAETFDLILADYALPSFDGISALEIARNRTPQVPFIFVSAALGEELAIEALKNGATDYVLKQRLGRLVPSVQRALREAKERRERQQAEESLQKSEAKYRRIVDTSYEGIWMIDSQSRTEFVNQRLCEMLGYPAEEMLGRSMFNFIDRVDGVAAEEKLEWHKQEGSDLKEARLRCKDGSYIWTLISARAILNEQNDFLGAIAMLTDITDRKRTESERDRLLQLEQRARAEAEAANRIKDEFLAVLSHELRSPLNPIIGWAKLLQSRKFDEISLKKALQTIERNAKLQAELIEDLLDVSRILQGKLNLNMMPVNLAFTIEAAMETVRLAAEAKTIQIETMLDPQGKVLGDSARLQQVLWNLLSNAVKFTATGGKVNVRLECIDAQVQITVSDTGKGIDPDFLPHVFDYFRQGDGTTTRKFGGLGLGLAIARHLIEMHGGTIWAESLGEDKGAIFTVKLPLLKEAATIKDDTNANSSTAVFAASPLMGLQVLIVDDNADTRDFFSFVLEEFGAIVTTAASGDEALQALTQSKPDILLSDIGMPEMNGYMLIKQVRTLEAEIGEKQIPAIALTAYAGEINQQQALKAGFQQYIVKPVAPDELLMAISNLVQST, via the coding sequence ATGAATCAACTCCGTTTCCTGCTTTTGGAAGACAGTTTGTTAGATGCAGAGCTTGCCGAAGCGACGTTAACCGAAGGCGGAATTAATTGTGAATTAATACGAGTTGAAACTGGCGCTAATTTCCTGGCTGCTTTGGAAGCAGAGACTTTTGATTTAATTCTTGCCGATTATGCCCTGCCATCTTTTGATGGAATTTCGGCTTTAGAAATTGCCCGAAATCGGACTCCACAGGTTCCTTTTATCTTTGTTTCTGCCGCGCTGGGTGAAGAATTAGCGATCGAAGCTTTGAAGAATGGTGCAACCGATTATGTATTAAAGCAACGATTAGGGCGGTTAGTTCCCTCAGTGCAACGGGCATTGCGGGAAGCTAAAGAGCGCCGGGAGCGCCAGCAAGCGGAAGAGTCATTACAGAAGAGTGAAGCCAAGTATCGCCGAATTGTTGATACCTCTTATGAGGGAATCTGGATGATTGACTCTCAATCACGAACAGAGTTTGTGAATCAACGGCTTTGTGAGATGTTGGGCTATCCGGCAGAAGAAATGCTTGGTCGTTCTATGTTTAATTTTATTGATCGCGTTGATGGGGTAGCAGCCGAAGAGAAACTGGAGTGGCACAAGCAAGAAGGGAGCGATCTTAAAGAAGCTCGATTGCGCTGCAAGGATGGTTCTTACATTTGGACGCTAATTTCTGCTAGAGCGATTTTGAATGAACAAAATGATTTCTTGGGCGCGATCGCTATGCTAACTGATATCACCGATCGCAAGCGCACCGAATCAGAACGCGATCGGCTTTTGCAACTTGAACAAAGAGCTAGGGCCGAAGCAGAGGCTGCTAACAGGATCAAAGATGAGTTTTTGGCAGTACTTTCCCATGAATTGCGATCGCCACTGAATCCGATTATCGGCTGGGCAAAACTATTGCAGAGCCGTAAATTTGATGAGATATCACTTAAAAAAGCCCTTCAAACTATTGAGCGCAATGCCAAGTTACAAGCTGAACTAATTGAAGATTTACTAGATGTTTCTCGCATCCTCCAGGGCAAACTCAATCTCAATATGATGCCAGTCAATCTGGCATTTACCATTGAAGCCGCAATGGAAACAGTGCGTTTAGCAGCAGAGGCAAAAACCATTCAGATTGAGACGATGCTTGATCCGCAGGGGAAAGTTTTGGGTGATTCAGCCCGCTTACAGCAAGTCCTCTGGAACCTGTTATCAAATGCCGTCAAGTTTACAGCGACTGGGGGAAAAGTAAATGTGCGATTGGAGTGCATCGATGCTCAAGTGCAGATTACTGTCAGCGATACAGGCAAAGGTATTGATCCTGATTTTCTACCTCATGTGTTTGACTATTTCCGTCAGGGTGATGGTACAACAACTAGAAAGTTTGGTGGGCTAGGGTTAGGTTTAGCGATCGCTCGTCACTTGATCGAAATGCACGGTGGAACGATTTGGGCTGAAAGTCTTGGCGAGGACAAAGGAGCTATCTTCACAGTTAAGTTACCTCTGCTCAAGGAAGCTGCAACAATCAAGGATGATACGAATGCTAATTCCTCAACTGCCGTTTTTGCGGCTTCTCCCCTGATGGGTTTACAAGTTTTGATTGTAGATGACAATGCTGATACCCGCGACTTTTTCAGCTTTGTGCTGGAAGAGTTTGGAGCGATCGTCACCACAGCAGCATCAGGAGACGAAGCATTACAAGCGCTAACACAGTCAAAGCCAGATATCTTACTTAGCGATATTGGAATGCCAGAGATGAACGGCTATATGCTGATAAAACAGGTGCGGACTCTAGAAGCAGAAATAGGTGAAAAACAGATTCCCGCGATCGCTCTGACTGCTTATGCAGGCGAAATCAATCAGCAGCAAGCACTAAAAGCAGGCTTTCAACAGTACATCGTTAAACCTGTAGCACCAGACGAATTGCTCATGGCGATTTCTAATCTAGTCCAATCTACTTAG
- a CDS encoding pentapeptide repeat-containing protein, which yields MKTYDMSLMKTNGLTTFLVFLSIIFIFTLALIFSFFENIAGFSNQEKIEYINQALTTVAIIIGGLALIVNAYYTYRLSFGVNQSVLTKLLYRTLAWDNNIVTDIKNTQETLEEIVPERFSKAIEQLGNEKIETRFAAIYALERIARDSHKDHWTIMEILAAFIRENAPVNQKYEESQHSSKLPTDIQTALTVIGRRDSHKDPVNQKLDLRNTDLSNADLTEANLSKAILVGANLQWVNFTRANLSEADLSITYLCGSIFYEANLQKAILPEANLQGVVLRKANLSKAVLYDANLEGAILCDAKLEGAILCGANLEGAVLCDANLEGVNFEDSNLQDANLIGSNLQNAKLAGANLEAVLLSTANLQDANFQQANLSRANLSGCENLELQQIEQALGDRTTMLPENLKIPKHWK from the coding sequence ATGAAGACTTATGACATGTCTCTCATGAAGACAAATGGACTCACGACTTTCTTGGTATTTCTCTCAATTATATTTATTTTCACATTAGCTCTAATTTTTTCATTCTTTGAAAACATTGCAGGATTTTCAAACCAAGAAAAAATAGAATATATTAATCAAGCATTAACAACTGTTGCCATAATTATCGGAGGATTAGCATTAATTGTTAATGCTTACTATACTTATAGACTCTCTTTTGGTGTAAATCAGAGTGTGTTAACCAAACTCCTTTATCGGACGCTAGCTTGGGATAACAACATCGTAACTGACATTAAGAACACCCAAGAAACTTTAGAAGAAATTGTTCCAGAACGTTTTTCTAAAGCAATTGAGCAGTTGGGAAATGAAAAGATTGAAACGCGGTTTGCCGCAATTTATGCTTTAGAGCGAATTGCCAGAGATTCTCACAAAGACCATTGGACAATTATGGAAATTCTCGCTGCATTTATCCGCGAGAATGCCCCAGTAAATCAGAAATATGAGGAATCACAGCACTCATCAAAACTTCCTACAGATATTCAAACAGCTTTGACTGTCATTGGACGACGCGATTCACATAAAGATCCGGTAAATCAGAAACTAGATTTACGCAATACAGACCTTAGTAATGCAGACTTAACCGAAGCTAACCTCTCTAAGGCAATTCTCGTTGGAGCTAACTTGCAATGGGTCAATTTTACACGAGCAAATCTCTCAGAGGCAGACTTATCAATAACCTATCTTTGTGGATCAATCTTCTATGAAGCCAACCTACAAAAAGCAATCCTCCCAGAAGCCAATCTCCAAGGTGTAGTCCTCAGAAAAGCGAACCTCTCAAAGGCAGTTCTTTACGATGCCAACTTGGAAGGGGCAATCCTTTGTGATGCCAAATTAGAAGGAGCAATCCTTTGTGGTGCCAACTTAGAAGGAGCAGTCCTTTGTGATGCCAACTTGGAAGGAGTAAACTTTGAGGATAGCAACCTTCAAGATGCAAACCTGATTGGTAGTAACTTGCAAAACGCAAAACTTGCTGGAGCCAACTTAGAAGCTGTGTTACTCAGTACAGCCAACCTGCAAGATGCTAACTTCCAACAAGCTAACCTCTCTAGAGCCAACTTGAGCGGATGTGAAAACCTTGAATTACAGCAAATTGAACAGGCACTTGGCGATCGCACAACAATGCTACCAGAAAATTTGAAAATACCCAAACACTGGAAGTAA